In a genomic window of Meiothermus sp. CFH 77666:
- a CDS encoding helix-turn-helix domain-containing protein: MEAHLIALACQRPGQGTGQARWTLRLLADKLVELGQGFLLPDGSKNVRAL, encoded by the coding sequence ATGGAAGCGCATCTGATCGCCCTGGCCTGCCAGAGACCCGGGCAGGGCACAGGCCAGGCCCGGTGGACACTGCGGCTGCTGGCGGACAAGCTGGTGGAGCTGGGACAGGGCTTTTTATTGCCGGATGGCTCAAAAAATGTAAGAGCGCTCTAA
- a CDS encoding sigma factor-like helix-turn-helix DNA-binding protein, with translation MPKKTPGQYFLSKGILPGKLTDHLERLYPREREVLLARASGETLRAIGKRLDLTPEGVRQVEYRALRKLKGENTKEQVQGRRFRLAVEQRTGEPLERVVERLSRAEREVVLAYANGASLADLAPTLGMSVIEVTILRDQVVARLLGEERGSRAGKWVELKAAVAAALAESPLTYEELEARFPMSRRRLMRLMQELVAEGRADISDEYPFRFVGKEESDTVKA, from the coding sequence ATGCCCAAAAAAACACCAGGACAGTATTTTTTGAGCAAGGGCATTTTGCCTGGCAAGCTCACCGATCACCTCGAGCGGCTCTACCCCCGCGAGCGTGAGGTCTTGTTGGCGCGGGCCTCGGGTGAAACCCTGCGGGCGATTGGGAAGCGCCTGGATCTGACCCCTGAAGGGGTACGCCAGGTTGAGTATCGGGCACTGAGAAAGCTGAAGGGCGAGAACACCAAAGAACAGGTTCAGGGCCGGCGCTTTCGCCTGGCCGTTGAGCAGCGTACAGGTGAGCCGCTGGAGCGGGTGGTTGAGCGTCTGTCCAGGGCTGAGCGAGAAGTGGTGCTGGCCTATGCCAACGGCGCTTCGCTGGCGGATCTGGCCCCTACGCTCGGAATGAGCGTCATCGAGGTCACTATTTTGCGAGACCAGGTAGTGGCCCGCTTGTTGGGTGAAGAGCGCGGCTCTCGGGCCGGGAAATGGGTGGAGTTGAAAGCGGCGGTGGCAGCGGCGCTGGCCGAAAGTCCCCTAACCTACGAGGAGCTCGAGGCGCGTTTTCCCATGTCCCGCCGCAGGCTGATGAGACTGATGCAAGAGCTTGTGGCGGAAGGCCGGGCTGATATAAGCGATGAGTATCCCTTCCGTTTTGTGGGCAAAGAAGAATCGGACACTGTCAAAGCATAA
- a CDS encoding ATP cone domain-containing protein has product MREVFIKTPGGFRWPFSKGLLVESMMMAGLKMEPALSVAHTIEEQLKTRKKPEITALALKKLLIQEVEKNFGPELAERLRGQTQAFEDIVVKEGYRRRPFSKGVLARSLEDAGFSMREAQALARAVENRLRRSGVRSIDADELEKRITTEIEELFGPAARTRYAGRQALAGEIFVEEREGEPRVPFSKGVLAQSVMAVGLSPDSAYRLARDVERRLRDAGSTVVTRDYLRKAVSEELMEEAGEEVARRYHLLRSIRRAVKPVHLLIGGVAGVGKSVLASALAYRLGITRMISTDAVREILRATIPKDLLPTLHTSSFDSWRALATPHTAEPTPAMVMQGFRDQVSRVAVGLRAIQERSAREKTSLVVEGVHVVPGYMTHQYQSEVIQIPIMLVLEDEALHRDRFALRERETRGSRTSGAYAQHFDQIRLIQQHLVELARGSGIPLIPAENLDRAIDKGLEVIVDRLQEAYFDVVQG; this is encoded by the coding sequence GTGCGCGAAGTGTTCATCAAAACGCCGGGGGGCTTTCGCTGGCCTTTTTCCAAGGGTCTCCTGGTGGAGTCCATGATGATGGCGGGGTTGAAAATGGAGCCCGCCTTGTCGGTGGCCCATACCATCGAGGAGCAGCTCAAGACCCGCAAGAAGCCCGAAATTACGGCCCTAGCCCTCAAGAAACTGCTGATTCAGGAGGTGGAGAAAAACTTTGGCCCCGAGCTGGCCGAGCGGCTCAGGGGCCAGACCCAGGCCTTTGAGGATATTGTGGTCAAGGAGGGGTATCGCCGCCGGCCTTTTTCCAAAGGGGTGCTGGCTCGCAGCCTGGAGGACGCAGGGTTTTCCATGCGCGAGGCGCAGGCGTTGGCCAGGGCGGTGGAAAACCGCTTGCGGCGCAGTGGGGTGCGTTCGATAGATGCGGACGAACTCGAGAAACGCATCACCACCGAAATAGAGGAGCTATTTGGCCCTGCTGCCCGAACCCGCTATGCGGGACGGCAGGCGCTGGCCGGGGAGATTTTTGTGGAGGAGCGTGAGGGCGAGCCTCGAGTGCCTTTCTCCAAGGGGGTGCTGGCCCAGTCGGTAATGGCGGTGGGGCTTTCACCCGACTCGGCTTATCGCCTGGCCCGCGATGTAGAGCGGCGGCTGCGCGATGCCGGTTCGACGGTGGTGACCCGCGACTACCTGCGCAAGGCGGTCTCGGAAGAGCTCATGGAAGAAGCGGGGGAGGAAGTAGCCCGCCGCTATCACCTGCTCCGCAGCATTCGGCGGGCGGTTAAGCCGGTGCACCTCTTGATTGGGGGGGTGGCCGGGGTGGGGAAGAGCGTGCTGGCCTCGGCGCTGGCTTACCGGCTGGGTATCACCCGCATGATTTCCACCGATGCAGTGCGGGAAATACTGCGGGCGACCATCCCCAAAGACTTGCTGCCCACCCTGCACACCAGCAGCTTTGACTCCTGGCGGGCCCTGGCCACGCCCCACACCGCCGAGCCCACCCCGGCCATGGTCATGCAAGGGTTCCGCGACCAGGTCTCGAGGGTGGCGGTGGGGCTTCGAGCCATTCAGGAGCGCAGCGCCCGCGAAAAAACTTCGCTGGTGGTAGAAGGAGTGCACGTGGTGCCGGGCTACATGACCCACCAGTATCAGAGCGAGGTAATCCAGATTCCCATCATGCTGGTACTTGAGGACGAAGCCCTGCACCGCGACCGCTTTGCCCTGCGCGAACGTGAAACCAGGGGCTCGCGCACCAGTGGAGCCTATGCCCAGCACTTCGACCAGATTCGCCTGATTCAGCAGCATCTGGTGGAGCTGGCCCGGGGGTCGGGCATTCCGCTAATTCCGGCAGAAAACCTGGATAGGGCCATTGACAAGGGCCTCGAGGTGATTGTGGATCGCTTGCAGGAAGCCTACTTCGACGTGGTGCAAGGGTAG
- a CDS encoding PQQ-dependent sugar dehydrogenase, with product MRPLSIFALLTLGLIGCQQTDPPPGFISFRVEEVKSGLGGVPWSIHFAPDGRLLYTNRDLSQIRVSALNISTGAITHYNGTSAVRDDGEGGILGMELDPSFASNNQVYICYSISNGGSRNRLSRFKISGNSLTNELILLDNMRGASTHNGCRVVWGPDGKLYFSMGDAQDQPAAQDPSALAGKIFRINPDGTIPTDNPFPGSPVWTLGHRNAQGLAFQPGTGILWSTEHGPDKKDELNVIKKGKNYGWPNCMGTDPCPGITNYEPAIKHYTASDTIAPSDMMFYTGNVFTAWRNNLFFVTLRTGRLYRLVLNGESVAQEEILIDTNSGPHPGLGRLRDIVTGPDGLIYLSTDSGRILRLVPQK from the coding sequence ATGAGACCACTTTCCATTTTTGCGTTGCTAACCCTCGGCCTGATTGGTTGTCAACAAACCGATCCCCCTCCCGGCTTCATCAGCTTTCGGGTAGAAGAAGTTAAGAGTGGTCTGGGCGGTGTGCCCTGGAGTATCCACTTTGCGCCCGATGGTCGGCTGCTCTATACCAATCGCGATCTGAGCCAAATTCGTGTAAGCGCCCTGAATATAAGCACCGGCGCCATAACCCACTACAACGGCACCTCGGCGGTTCGAGACGACGGCGAAGGTGGCATTCTGGGTATGGAACTCGACCCCAGCTTCGCCAGCAACAATCAGGTCTATATCTGCTATTCGATTTCCAACGGCGGTTCGCGCAACCGGCTCTCGCGCTTCAAGATTTCCGGCAATTCTCTAACCAACGAGTTGATTTTGCTGGATAACATGCGCGGCGCTTCCACCCATAACGGCTGCCGGGTGGTGTGGGGCCCCGATGGCAAGCTCTACTTCTCGATGGGGGATGCCCAGGATCAACCCGCCGCACAAGATCCCTCTGCGCTGGCCGGCAAAATTTTCCGCATCAACCCCGACGGCACGATTCCCACCGATAACCCGTTTCCAGGTAGTCCGGTCTGGACGCTAGGGCACCGCAACGCCCAGGGGCTGGCCTTCCAACCGGGCACTGGTATCCTGTGGTCTACCGAGCATGGGCCTGACAAGAAGGATGAGCTCAATGTCATCAAAAAGGGCAAGAACTACGGCTGGCCCAACTGCATGGGCACCGACCCCTGCCCCGGCATCACCAACTACGAACCTGCCATTAAGCACTACACCGCCAGCGACACCATCGCACCCAGCGACATGATGTTTTATACCGGCAACGTCTTTACCGCCTGGCGCAACAACCTCTTTTTTGTCACCCTCAGAACCGGGCGGCTGTACCGACTGGTTTTGAACGGAGAGTCGGTCGCACAGGAGGAGATCTTGATTGATACCAACAGCGGCCCCCATCCTGGTCTTGGTCGCTTGCGCGATATCGTCACCGGGCCAGATGGTTTGATATACCTATCTACAGATTCGGGGCGAATTTTGCGCCTGGTTCCGCAAAAATGA
- a CDS encoding HD-GYP domain-containing protein, producing the protein MQSGLSLPPKNVLVFILGLLLVYLFLQFYLPYISNINKYDFNVHDILFWAALVFIAKRTAINLPFNAAMSHTFIVALACVTIFPTWLAPLLLFLFNFDKEAGKPSYPWYKDLFNRTQSALSTSFAALTWWFFQTNSLTGGMNHVLLDFVAIVAASITYFVVNVFSVTYVIHLASGASIRKIWSENYSWLWVSYLVQAPVGLLLAKAYQTPLIGGWGGFTVLFMMLLLYFSRYYWDEKVKLEESFDETIEVLVAALDAKDPFTRLHSERVAAISESIAKRMGFDEQDVKRITYAARIHDIGKVAIPDSVLLKPSKLTDDEFELIKSHTGKGLEVLHPMKQRLSKDVQGVIVHHHERWDGTGYPSRLKGDKIPLWARIVALADAYEAMTAGRAYSPAKSPQEALNEIIMLAGRQFDPQVVKLFEELWLEDPIWKDREEFLRRYTSPAHLSALSSPSRSGPASVTLPTSS; encoded by the coding sequence GTGCAGTCTGGCCTCAGTCTTCCCCCTAAAAATGTCCTCGTGTTCATTCTCGGCTTGCTGCTAGTGTATCTATTCTTGCAATTCTATCTTCCGTATATTTCTAACATAAACAAATACGATTTCAATGTACACGACATACTATTCTGGGCAGCGCTCGTATTCATTGCCAAAAGAACGGCTATTAATCTACCTTTCAATGCGGCAATGTCCCATACATTTATCGTCGCCCTGGCTTGCGTAACGATTTTTCCTACCTGGCTCGCACCTTTGCTGCTATTCCTCTTTAACTTTGACAAGGAAGCAGGGAAACCCTCTTACCCGTGGTATAAGGATTTGTTCAATCGGACGCAGTCCGCGTTGTCAACAAGTTTTGCAGCTTTGACCTGGTGGTTTTTCCAAACGAACAGTCTCACTGGTGGTATGAACCATGTTTTACTTGATTTTGTGGCTATTGTAGCGGCATCTATCACATATTTTGTGGTTAATGTGTTTTCAGTAACATATGTGATCCACCTTGCTAGTGGGGCCAGCATTCGCAAAATCTGGTCTGAAAACTATAGCTGGCTCTGGGTTAGCTATCTGGTTCAGGCACCGGTGGGGTTGTTGCTGGCCAAGGCGTATCAGACTCCGCTTATTGGGGGGTGGGGCGGGTTTACGGTGCTGTTCATGATGTTGCTGCTCTACTTTTCGCGCTATTACTGGGACGAGAAGGTAAAGCTGGAGGAGTCCTTCGACGAGACCATCGAGGTACTGGTGGCGGCGCTGGACGCCAAAGACCCCTTTACCCGGCTGCACTCCGAGCGGGTGGCGGCTATTTCGGAGAGCATTGCCAAAAGGATGGGGTTCGACGAACAGGATGTCAAGCGCATCACCTACGCAGCGCGTATTCACGATATAGGCAAGGTGGCCATCCCCGACTCGGTTCTGCTCAAGCCCAGCAAGCTGACCGACGATGAGTTTGAACTCATCAAGAGCCATACAGGCAAGGGCCTGGAGGTGTTGCACCCCATGAAACAGCGGCTGTCCAAGGACGTACAAGGGGTGATTGTGCACCATCACGAGCGCTGGGACGGAACCGGCTATCCTAGCAGGCTCAAAGGCGACAAAATACCGCTATGGGCGCGTATCGTTGCGCTGGCCGATGCCTACGAGGCCATGACTGCGGGCCGGGCCTATTCCCCCGCCAAATCTCCCCAGGAAGCCCTGAATGAGATAATCATGCTTGCGGGGCGGCAGTTCGACCCGCAGGTGGTGAAGCTCTTCGAGGAGCTGTGGCTCGAGGATCCCATCTGGAAAGACCGGGAGGAATTCTTACGACGCTATACCTCGCCAGCGCACTTGTCGGCATTGTCCTCGCCCTCGCGTTCCGGGCCAGCTTCCGTGACCTTGCCCACATCGAGCTGA
- a CDS encoding PQQ-dependent sugar dehydrogenase, whose product MRAMVCFALLVFGLASAQTINLVPVTNNLSRPLFLTYSPDDTGRLFIVEQGGTIRILQEGRLLAEPFLDVSSLVSCCGERGLLGLAFHPNFRQNNLFFINYTNRQGNTVVARYRASGNRADAASAQIILTIEQPYANHNGGMIAFGPDNMLYIGMGDGGAGGDPINAGQRLDTLLGKILRIDVNRSEGNRAYAIPADNPTLAGRKSEIWSYGWRNPWRFSFDRQTGDMWIADVGQNAVEEVHFQPASSKGGENYGWRIMEGDRCFNPPQNCNREGLVMPVLTYTHDQGRSITGGYRYRGSAMPAFRGAYFYADYVSGRIWAATPQGDRWQSREILRTDLNISSFGEDAAGELYVIDHRGTVYRMAQR is encoded by the coding sequence ATGCGAGCCATGGTGTGTTTTGCCCTGTTGGTGTTCGGTCTGGCGTCCGCCCAAACCATCAATCTGGTTCCAGTAACAAATAACCTCAGCCGCCCGTTGTTTCTAACCTATTCCCCCGACGACACCGGACGGCTGTTCATCGTGGAGCAGGGCGGCACCATCCGCATTCTGCAGGAAGGGCGGCTGCTGGCCGAGCCTTTCCTGGATGTCAGCAGTCTGGTTTCCTGCTGCGGTGAGCGGGGTTTGTTGGGCCTGGCCTTCCACCCCAACTTTCGCCAGAACAACCTGTTCTTCATCAACTACACCAACCGCCAGGGTAATACCGTAGTGGCCCGCTACCGCGCGAGCGGCAACCGCGCCGATGCCGCTTCAGCCCAGATAATCCTGACTATCGAACAGCCCTACGCCAACCACAACGGGGGTATGATCGCCTTTGGCCCGGATAACATGCTCTACATCGGCATGGGCGACGGCGGCGCAGGGGGCGACCCCATCAACGCGGGCCAGCGGCTCGACACCCTGCTGGGCAAGATTCTTCGAATAGACGTCAACCGCAGCGAAGGCAACCGGGCCTATGCCATTCCCGCCGATAACCCCACCCTGGCTGGACGCAAGAGCGAAATCTGGTCGTATGGCTGGCGCAACCCCTGGCGCTTCAGCTTCGACCGCCAGACCGGCGATATGTGGATTGCCGATGTGGGCCAGAACGCCGTGGAAGAGGTACACTTCCAGCCTGCCAGCAGCAAGGGGGGCGAGAACTACGGCTGGCGCATCATGGAGGGCGACCGCTGCTTCAACCCTCCCCAAAACTGCAACCGCGAGGGGCTGGTCATGCCCGTACTAACCTATACCCACGATCAAGGTCGCTCCATCACCGGGGGCTACCGCTACCGCGGCAGCGCCATGCCCGCCTTTCGCGGGGCCTACTTCTACGCCGACTACGTGAGTGGCCGCATCTGGGCCGCCACCCCGCAGGGTGACCGCTGGCAGAGCCGGGAAATTCTCCGAACCGACCTGAACATCAGCTCCTTTGGCGAAGATGCCGCTGGCGAGCTGTATGTGATTGACCACCGGGGCACCGTCTACCGCATGGCCCAGCGGTAA
- a CDS encoding bifunctional metallophosphatase/5'-nucleotidase — protein MRRRDVLKAGLVGGAALAGLTKAQSGGNFTMTIVHINDTHARLEPTGGLTLGGQQNQRLGGFARVISLFDRLRGTAINPLFLHAGDVFQGTLYFNQYQGLADRYFMHRMGIRAMAPGNHEYNLGPDGLANFLNGARFPVVSANTDVSREPKLAGRIKPYAVVSVGGQQVGIIGLTTPETSILSSPGPNVRFTDPVAATQQAVVELLARGVKNIVVLSHLGYQEDQQLARRVTGVQVIVGGHSHTLLGQTPFPELRPGGAYPTIVKNPENKDVLVVQAWEWAKVVGRLQVTFNAQGELVAYQGQVIPMTANLPEDRFALDAITAYGLPIAALRAQVVSRAAVALNGERNDVRRRETNLANLIADAMLWKTRQAGATIALQNGGGIRASIPAGNITVGQVNEVLPFGNTLTVLELKGSEILAALENGVSQWEQIAGRFLSGVAGIRYTFDLSRPAGSRVTQVQVQTQTGFQPLDPNATYRVVTNSFTAAGGDGFTSFRDARGFRVDTGFSDAEVLIEYLRTQPSWEPRLENRITILNEPRGQRWEGPFYVDSFLRVGV, from the coding sequence ATGCGCCGTAGAGACGTACTAAAAGCAGGTTTGGTTGGCGGAGCAGCCCTGGCGGGTCTGACCAAGGCCCAGAGTGGTGGCAACTTCACCATGACCATCGTCCACATCAACGATACCCACGCCCGGCTCGAGCCGACCGGCGGCCTGACCTTAGGGGGCCAGCAGAACCAGCGCCTTGGGGGCTTTGCTCGAGTAATCTCCCTGTTCGACCGGCTGCGGGGCACCGCTATCAACCCTCTGTTCTTGCACGCGGGAGATGTGTTCCAGGGCACTTTGTACTTCAACCAGTACCAGGGGCTGGCTGACCGCTACTTTATGCACCGCATGGGTATTCGGGCCATGGCTCCCGGCAACCACGAGTACAACCTAGGGCCGGATGGCTTGGCGAACTTTTTGAACGGGGCGCGCTTTCCGGTGGTCTCGGCCAACACCGATGTCTCGAGGGAACCCAAGCTGGCGGGGCGCATCAAGCCCTATGCGGTGGTGAGCGTGGGAGGTCAGCAGGTGGGCATCATTGGCCTCACCACCCCCGAGACCTCCATCCTCTCGAGCCCTGGCCCCAATGTGCGCTTTACCGATCCGGTGGCCGCCACGCAACAGGCGGTAGTGGAGTTGCTGGCTCGTGGCGTGAAGAATATCGTGGTGCTGTCGCACCTGGGCTACCAGGAAGACCAGCAACTTGCTCGCCGGGTGACGGGCGTGCAGGTAATTGTGGGCGGCCACAGCCACACCCTCCTGGGCCAGACCCCTTTTCCGGAGCTGCGCCCAGGCGGGGCCTACCCCACCATTGTCAAGAACCCTGAGAACAAGGATGTGCTGGTGGTACAGGCCTGGGAGTGGGCCAAGGTAGTGGGCCGTTTGCAGGTCACCTTTAACGCCCAGGGTGAACTGGTGGCGTACCAGGGCCAGGTGATCCCGATGACCGCTAACCTGCCCGAGGATCGCTTCGCGCTGGACGCCATTACGGCCTATGGTCTGCCCATTGCCGCGCTGCGGGCGCAGGTGGTTTCCAGGGCGGCGGTGGCCCTCAACGGCGAACGCAACGATGTGCGCCGCCGCGAGACCAACCTGGCCAACCTGATTGCCGACGCCATGCTCTGGAAGACCCGCCAGGCTGGGGCTACCATCGCGCTGCAAAACGGCGGGGGCATCCGGGCCAGCATCCCGGCAGGGAACATCACCGTGGGGCAGGTCAACGAGGTACTGCCCTTTGGAAATACCCTGACGGTGCTCGAGCTAAAGGGCAGCGAGATTCTGGCGGCTCTGGAAAATGGGGTTTCCCAGTGGGAGCAGATTGCAGGACGCTTCCTGTCGGGTGTGGCCGGTATCCGCTACACCTTCGACCTGAGTCGCCCGGCGGGTAGCCGCGTGACCCAGGTTCAGGTTCAGACCCAGACCGGCTTCCAACCGCTTGACCCCAACGCCACCTACCGTGTTGTGACCAACAGCTTTACCGCCGCAGGCGGCGACGGCTTTACCTCCTTCCGCGACGCCAGAGGCTTCCGGGTAGACACCGGCTTCAGCGATGCCGAGGTGTTGATCGAGTACCTGCGCACCCAGCCCTCCTGGGAGCCCCGCCTGGAGAACCGCATCACCATCCTCAACGAACCCAGGGGCCAGCGCTGGGAGGGGCCGTTCTACGTGGATAGCTTCCTCCGGGTAGGGGTCTAG
- a CDS encoding PQQ-dependent sugar dehydrogenase, with the protein MPWLTLLLLLLSSYALPQNNPNFRVEEVARNLGVPWSLKFAPDGRLFFTQRDRATIGVSALDLRTGRITTYEGEAAVRDEGEGGVMGLELDPGFARNSKLYICYSYWKDGLQSDNNRRNRLSSFVLSAGRLTQEKVLLDEMLGWWNHNGCRVVWGSDNKLYVSMGDAGDAPSNIPGEFGFAAKAQSLKLLAGKIFRINPDGSIPTDNPFYNQTSGAARAIWTLGHRNPQGLAFQPGTGLLWSTEHGPNTRDELNIIKRGKNYGWPRCSGTQPFGTILTVAADNITFNCTGEDLRESYQPAVREYAGGNEPTIAPSNLIFYSGNAFPQWKGNLLFVTLKTGRLYRLELRGEQIAREEILINNQYGRLRDLAVGPDGFIYISTDNGQILSLKPNL; encoded by the coding sequence ATGCCTTGGTTAACACTGCTCCTACTCCTGCTTTCCAGCTATGCTCTGCCACAAAACAACCCCAACTTTCGGGTCGAGGAGGTAGCCCGCAACCTGGGGGTGCCCTGGAGCCTGAAGTTCGCTCCCGACGGGCGCCTGTTTTTTACCCAACGCGACAGAGCTACCATCGGGGTAAGTGCGCTGGATTTGCGTACCGGCAGAATCACCACTTACGAGGGCGAGGCTGCCGTGCGCGACGAAGGCGAGGGCGGGGTGATGGGCCTCGAGCTCGATCCTGGCTTTGCCCGCAACAGCAAGCTCTATATCTGCTACTCCTACTGGAAGGACGGCCTTCAGAGCGACAATAACCGCCGCAACCGGCTCTCGAGCTTCGTCCTCTCCGCAGGCCGCCTTACCCAAGAAAAAGTCTTGCTCGATGAGATGCTGGGCTGGTGGAACCACAACGGCTGCCGGGTGGTGTGGGGTTCTGATAACAAATTGTATGTTTCGATGGGTGACGCTGGCGATGCACCCTCGAATATTCCGGGTGAGTTCGGCTTTGCAGCCAAGGCTCAGAGCTTGAAACTACTGGCAGGGAAAATATTCCGCATCAACCCCGATGGCAGCATTCCAACCGACAACCCGTTTTACAACCAGACCAGCGGAGCCGCCAGGGCCATCTGGACTTTGGGTCATCGCAACCCCCAGGGGCTTGCCTTCCAGCCGGGTACCGGACTCTTGTGGTCTACCGAGCACGGCCCCAACACCCGCGACGAACTCAATATCATCAAAAGGGGCAAGAACTACGGCTGGCCCCGATGCAGCGGCACCCAGCCTTTTGGCACGATCCTGACCGTGGCTGCCGACAACATCACTTTCAACTGCACTGGCGAAGACCTACGCGAGAGCTACCAGCCTGCCGTGCGCGAGTACGCAGGTGGCAACGAACCCACCATCGCCCCCAGCAATCTAATCTTTTACTCGGGCAATGCCTTTCCGCAGTGGAAAGGGAATTTGCTCTTCGTGACCCTCAAAACCGGACGGCTGTATCGGTTGGAGCTTCGGGGGGAACAAATCGCCAGGGAAGAAATCCTCATCAACAACCAGTATGGCCGCCTGCGCGACCTTGCAGTGGGGCCGGATGGTTTTATTTACATTTCCACCGATAATGGGCAGATTCTGAGCTTGAAACCCAACTTGTAG
- a CDS encoding aldo/keto reductase: MNDLIQIKGLPAIPPLGIGTWQWGDRLVWGYGKGYQQDDTQAAYQAALEGGVRLFDTAEFYGFGLSEKLIGQYYHAHQPKPLVVSKLFPYPWRFSRKTLLGALKKSLERLQMKQLDLYLLHWPWKPVSLEDWALSLAEAYEQGLTRAVGVSNHSLPQLERVAQVLAKHRVPLAVNQVEYHLLERKPEQSGLLRAMQAEGIVLMAYSPLAMGWLTGKYSLENPPPGRYRAQRYVTHKAQIPGLLQTLGEIAQNRGATKAQVALRWCIQKGTLPIPGAKNARQAEGNAGALRIQLSDQEMARLDAASAGALVSWHSS, translated from the coding sequence GTGAATGACCTTATCCAGATCAAGGGGCTTCCGGCCATTCCACCGCTGGGTATTGGCACCTGGCAGTGGGGGGACAGGCTGGTCTGGGGCTATGGCAAGGGCTACCAGCAAGACGACACCCAGGCAGCCTACCAGGCGGCCCTAGAAGGGGGCGTGCGGCTTTTTGATACCGCGGAGTTTTACGGCTTTGGGCTCTCGGAAAAACTGATCGGGCAGTATTACCATGCCCACCAGCCCAAGCCCCTGGTGGTCAGCAAGCTGTTTCCCTACCCCTGGCGGTTTTCCCGCAAAACGCTTCTCGGGGCGCTTAAAAAGAGCCTCGAGCGCCTGCAGATGAAGCAGCTCGACTTGTATTTGCTGCACTGGCCCTGGAAGCCGGTCTCGCTCGAGGACTGGGCGCTTTCACTCGCCGAAGCCTACGAGCAAGGGCTGACCCGGGCGGTGGGGGTTTCCAATCACAGCCTGCCGCAGCTCGAGCGCGTGGCGCAGGTGCTGGCCAAACACAGGGTTCCCCTGGCGGTCAACCAGGTCGAGTACCATCTGCTGGAGCGCAAACCCGAGCAGTCGGGCCTGCTACGGGCCATGCAGGCCGAGGGTATTGTGCTGATGGCCTATAGCCCCCTGGCCATGGGCTGGCTTACCGGCAAGTATAGCCTGGAGAACCCCCCGCCGGGCCGCTACCGGGCGCAGCGCTACGTGACCCACAAGGCCCAGATTCCAGGGCTGCTACAGACCCTGGGTGAGATTGCCCAGAATCGGGGTGCGACTAAAGCCCAGGTGGCCCTGCGATGGTGTATCCAGAAAGGTACCCTGCCCATCCCCGGCGCCAAGAACGCGCGGCAGGCCGAGGGCAATGCAGGGGCTTTGCGTATTCAGCTCTCAGACCAAGAAATGGCACGACTTGATGCGGCCAGCGCCGGCGCTCTGGTAAGCTGGCACTCCTCATAA
- a CDS encoding DUF5317 domain-containing protein, with protein sequence MERPGGILTTLYLASALVGIVLALAFRASFRDLAHIELRAAWAFVGAALLEGGLAFATSRGLIAPEIAGPTAKTLVLLLVGYGLWANAHLRGLWFVGLGLACNALVIFANKGHMPVSAEALYKVGMESFIPKLQQQYDAVHTLISESSRLWFLADVIPVRILGYTNVISLGDVYLMVGIALTVLEGALKAKRKAQATFDIDLRF encoded by the coding sequence CTGGAAAGACCGGGAGGAATTCTTACGACGCTATACCTCGCCAGCGCACTTGTCGGCATTGTCCTCGCCCTCGCGTTCCGGGCCAGCTTCCGTGACCTTGCCCACATCGAGCTGAGGGCCGCCTGGGCTTTTGTAGGAGCCGCGCTGCTAGAAGGCGGGCTGGCCTTTGCAACCTCACGCGGCCTGATTGCCCCCGAAATAGCAGGCCCCACTGCCAAAACACTGGTGCTTTTGCTGGTGGGGTACGGGTTGTGGGCCAATGCCCACCTGCGCGGGCTGTGGTTTGTGGGGCTGGGCTTGGCCTGCAATGCGCTGGTGATTTTCGCCAACAAAGGGCACATGCCGGTGAGCGCCGAGGCGCTATACAAGGTGGGCATGGAGTCCTTCATTCCCAAACTCCAGCAGCAGTACGACGCCGTTCATACCCTGATAAGCGAGTCTTCCCGGCTGTGGTTTCTGGCCGACGTGATTCCGGTACGAATTCTGGGCTATACCAATGTGATAAGCCTGGGGGATGTGTACTTAATGGTGGGCATTGCCCTCACAGTTCTGGAGGGGGCGTTGAAGGCTAAACGAAAAGCCCAAGCGACTTTTGATATTGATTTGAGATTCTGA